The Helianthus annuus cultivar XRQ/B chromosome 15, HanXRQr2.0-SUNRISE, whole genome shotgun sequence genomic sequence CTatgtaagagagagagagagagagagagagagagagagagagagaaaatacCTTTAAGTACGAATCATACAGCTGCATTTGTAACAAGAAGTGCAACAATTCGttcattatctgttgttgtctTAATGCCCACAACACGCAGTCGTTGATGGGCTTTGCGGGCCTGTTGTTGTCTAATAAATttgggatttttacatatttcccctccctaacccatatatattacatatttccctcTTTCATTAATATTATTCTTATTGAATGATTATTTTACCCTTAAGGAACtaattaaatgaatatttacatatttcccttttcaaaaatcattaatcaattacatatttccccaattCTTCTACTTGATATTCTTCTCAAACAATACCATAATACTGGTAAACGACTGCCAAAAAGAACAATGTTGGTGGAGTTCGTCTTAGTCTTATCTGCCTGGAACTTGAAACAACTGCCAAAAAGAACTTTGAGGAAAACGACTGCCTGAAATTCGAAACAACAGCCGAACCATGAATTTTAAAATATTGCAATTAAATAGTCGACCAAACACAACAAATCAACATTATTAAAAATTTGCTACCAAATACATGATGCATTTTCaaaattatgaaaaataaaaGATCAATAAAAGCTAAATTGTAACGAACTGCTGAAGCTTGATTCACGCCAAACATTTCATATAGCTGAATCTAACCCACATAAAATAAGGCTAAAATAACAAACTGAAGTGCAAATTCATGTAAGCTCAAAAATCATAAATCTGTAAAAGATTTTTACAAAAGGAATGCCTATTTTCTTCTCAAAATCGTGAGATGTTTGTCGACTCACTCTATATACACACGAATTTGTTCAAAAACACCCAAATTATTAGAACCAAAACCTCTAGAATTGTTAGTCCTACGTGTGCAAAACACAAAAAGCCAAAAATGTTAACTTAAATAAGTCAATTCTACAAACCCTAATTTTTTGGGTTCTGTACTTCTTCTATGAGTTACTAGACTACCCTTTACACTTACATATAAAAGGAATAGAGAGAAGGGTGAAGAAAATGAGtagtgatttttttttataaaagaggATGGGAAAAGACTGAAATGCCCATCATGTGAGGGCCACGTGACCAGGTTTTAATAATAGTTTGGATGTCGTTTAAGCCGGGGAGTGAAATTGTGATAAATTAAAAAGATCACGGAGAAAAATGACACTTTTTACACTATCAGAGCATAACCGTTAAAATGAAACAACTTCTAGCTGTAATTTTTCAAGAGAATCTATAGCCCCGGTTTTTTGTGGGTAGAAATACTAtaaattataattttaatattACTAAATATAATTGGTTTTGGTACCCTAtgggatttttcaaaaaaaattgatttttcagTTTTGATCCAaaggttttcattttttttagagttaattacacaaataggtcctgtggtttatacctaatttcgcctttaggtaccaactttattttttaacagatttaggttctatggttttaattttgtaacacttttgggtactaacaccaaaattagttaattaatgactaaaatacccttgcatttttttatgtttatcaatgtaacacatttgggtactaacacctaattttatttaagtttaaatcaattttataaaatctatttatttttttattttcatctttttattatatctcttaattaacataaagtctatttattttttttattttcatatttttattaaatttcttatttaacataaaatttacttgttacaccagtatttttttaaatagattttttaaataaaatctactagctatatagttttacgtaaattaaatttcttactagttttaaataatgtaaaccttacttgttttcaattttggatatatatgactgataataataataataataaatatctttcatgtaaaaaaaattaagccatttttaacttgtttttttgttcatttacattttactattttagaaagatatttaatttacataaaatctactagttgcaccagtaaaatctactagctatatagttttatgtaattaaatatcttttttacaaaaaacgagttaaaaaaaggcttaattttttttagttttatctaaaatacctagctatatagttttatctaaaatatctagctatatagttttatgtaaattaaatatctttctaaaatagtaaaatgtaaatgaaaaaaaaaacgagttaaaaaaaagCTTAAtatttttacatgaaagatatatattattatcaatcatttcaatccaaaattgaaaacgagtaaggtttacattatttaaaacgagtaagaaatttaatttacataaaactatatagctagtagattttatttaaaaaaatactggtgtaacaaatagattttataaatatgaaaataaaaaaaataaatagagtttatattaattaagagatataataaaaagatgaaaataaaaaaaaataaatagattttgtaaaattgatttaaacttaaataaaattaggtgttagtacccaaatgtgttacattgataaacttaaaaaaatgcaagggtattttagtcattaattaattaattttggtgttagtactcaaaggtgttacaaaattgaaaccaaagaacctaaacctgttaaaaaataaagttagtacccaaaggcgaaattaagtataaaccacatgacccatttgtgtaattaactcttttttttattaACCCTTtagtttttttacttttaacccaaagctttTCCTCTTTTGCAACTTAACCACAACGCTTTTTTATTTAACTTTGGTCCACATACctttcatcttttgtaattttttcgtttgtggttcaacgttttttcgttTATTTTGAGACCATACCCACCACAATTCACAGCGTCGTCCCACCTCCAACACACGTATTTGGATACCCATAAACGACACATTGCAAAGTGAAAGATGGGACAAACAGGTGGGTAGGGCAGCGTTgagtattttgtttgttttttaagttGATTTGGAGGGAGAGAGATGGTCGAGTATTTTGTTTGGTTTACAATAATAATTTGGTTACGAAAAACAAGTATAGAAGAAGGTGATTATGTAACAGTTTGAAGGATATTTGTAAAATCATCCCCTATAGAGGCGTTTTTGGCCATCCGTTAGACCGGCTTAGCAAAGAAAAAATAGCAGTAACACAGGTAGTAAATGCAACATGAGTTGGAGCAAGATACTACAGTGTATATAAAAAAGTCTCTTCGGATACTTTCGACATTTTGTCCATTCATTACTCTACTCTACAGTTAAAAGCACTAAAAATGCAGGCAGAATCACGATAGTATGTTGCCCAAAATTGTACCAGAATCATATTACTCACTAGATAACGAGACCTCTCATGATGTTTTAAAACAACATATAATGTCACAAAGTCCACCTTTGAGGTTTTACTTGCTGTAAAGGTATACAAAGCTGAAGATGAAAAATGCAGCCATCTGCAACAATCAATAATTTGCGTTAAAATCCTCGTTCGtccaacacaaacacacaagacAAGAAAATCTTAAGAAAGTAAAAATATACCGTCGAAAACGAGGCTCCGTAGTATGGAAAAGCTGTTGGTATGAATCTCTCATATTCGTTGTGTCTGAAAGGACGAACTGGAATCTGCAAACACGTATAAGAAATCATGTCGCAGGGTGTTGGATACTTGAATATAGTTCTCTAACTACCTACCATGTGTGATCGTAAGTTTTGTAATTATTTAGCGTTTTACCTGTTTCGCAAGTGACAAGCTAGTGTATCCAAGCCTCTGATATTCAACCTTAAATTGGAAAACACCATAAACATCTGGCACCTTAAAAGAAGCATGGTATAAACCCTGCATATAAATGGAAAACTTAACAACCTTACAGATGCACATAATCATAACTAGAATGCATAAATAGTCAGATTTAATAATGCTACCTTCTTATCAGTAGACATAGTTTTCAACACGTAGGGGCTCATCATGTAAAACTGAACCTGAACATCGTTTGCAACATATGGTTCCCAGCTTGATCCAGACCATTCATAGATCTCTACCGAGTATTCCTGAATAATATATGGAAATTTAGCTTCCAAATCTTTTGAGTTAGACTTTTATCTTGTTCCTAGAtgattattattaatttaatacGTTACGTTTAAGATTAAATTATTAGCTTCAGATAAACTAAGATTAAGGTAGTTAAGGAATCAAATAGCAATTGTGCTTGGTTTGGTATGTCTATAGCTGTATATATACACTTGTTTTGATCATTTATCGACGGAACCTATTTTAGCTTTTGGTTTTTCTTATGTTTTCACGAATATCAAATTAGTTTCGTTTAGCTCAGCTCAAATGGGTCAAACAGGCCAAGAATGGCCCGAATCATAGGTAAATGGCTTGCAAAATCGCTTTATTCAAACACATTAGATTTGTGTTCTAAACTTATAATAACATAATTAATACATTAACTAAACCAAGATGTTTGCGAGCCAAACCAACCCAACCTGTTTCGACCCGTATTAAAAATTAGCAGTTCTGACCCAAACCCTTTTCCACTAATTAGCAAAGCTGCCTGACCCGCCCGTTTTACCACATCTCTATACGATAAAGACGATTACCAGGTCGTCATTGATCCTGTAGATAGCAGGTTCGTCAGTCTCGCCAACTCTGTGATGTTTAACATTGACTGCCTGTTGAAATTTAAAATGGAGGATTCAGAAGAGCTTGTAATGAAGCAGAATAGAGAAATATAAACTATAAATTAACGGGTAATCACGTACACAGAAACAGTAAATAAAGTGAAGCAAAACCTAatataaaacaacaaaaaacagATATCTAACCTTTAAGTGTCCTCTTTCATGGAAGACCCATTTGCTAAGCTCAGTAACAAACTGTTCATTGCCAGACTTCGCATATCTGTTCAAAAAAGAATATTATAAGATTTTTTACAGGTATGTTTTAATGTAATTATCATTTATTTCCAGACGTAAAGCTATAGTCAGAACTCAGAAGTATATTGCTTTGATAAAACTGATAtaattagggctgcaaacgagctaaacgaacacaaacaaggcattgttcgtgtttgtttgttaaggaaattaatgtgttcacgaactgttcatgaacacttaccgaacaatatcctatgtttgtttgataattaTAGgtaatgaacacaaacgaacataagcAAAAACAAAAGGCGTTAATTAACACAACCAAACATATGTTAAAAGAATAAAAGGTATGTTATATATACAATACACTAATATTTATTGAACATTGTATTAGTGagaattttgaagtatataaataagatataaaaatttaaaaaacccTAAAGAACTATCATatacaaacgaacataaacgaacatattagaacgaacatgttaccgaacgttcaagaacataaatgaacaaatacgatctctgttcatgttcgttcatttagctAAGCTAACGAAagttcttgttcatgttcgttcatttagctAAGCTAACGAAagttcttgttcatgttcgttcatttagctAAGCTAACGAAAGTTCTTGTACGTGTTCGTTCAtatattaaacgaacgaacacaaacgaacttcccaccaAACAGTTCACTGAACGTTctgttcgtttgcagccctagtagTCACAACCGTGGCTGTATTAAAGTAGACATGTGAGCaatattttaagaatataaacTCACTTGTTTGAGCTCCCGGCCTTCTGTACTGGTGATTTGAAGAATCTGCACAACATAATATAGTTCCAGATCAGCTAAAGAAAATATATACGATGGCAAAAAAGATCTGCACAATTGCAAAATACTGCATACTTGTTGCTAAACAGATCTAAGGAGCCAGAAAACACAGCTCTTGCATTATTTCTAGCCTGCAATATAAAAAATAGGGATATCAGAAGATGTCATTAAGCAATATTAGGCTCAGAAAACCGAATGTGAAGCATCCAATTAATTGTTTAGAACAGAGTACCTGAACAACTGAAACCAATGAAATGGAAGATCCAGAAAGTGATGGTGGAGTTGACAGCTTGGACTTTGGATTGGCAGAATATGCTGATGGAGAAGCAGAGAGAACCTTCAGAACCTGCAACATGAGTcaaaaaatataacaaaaaaattaaaaaatcacaATATCATCCCAgcaatttaaaaaataaatgttGCATATTGAACTTACCAAGCTATTTGCTGGGTTCAAAGAGTGACCAATTCCTTTGAAAAGTACAGGAGCCTGTGTCATGCAAAAAATAATCAGTTAATATAAAATTATCTGCACTGCTCTAATAGTCCATACGTTGTATGGTTCACATGAATGACAATATAGTCAGATCGAAATGAGTTCTTCTTTGTGCTTAATCGTTGGACCATAGGATCACATTATAATTGTGCAGGTTTAATTTTTACAACTTTTGGGAGCAGTATCTCTAAATAAAAAACTCTTATCTGATCTTGCACATATGGCTTATATATGTCTCCTACTTCGAAAATGGTAATCACAAAACACAACATCTCAATACATGCACTGACCTCAATTTTAGTACTTCCTAAAAGCACATCAGATTTAATAAAATCATCAGCAGCAATTAACGTATGATCCCCCTCAGTTCCTGACACAGCATAGCTCCCATGATCGATAACCACAGCAGACGGATCCTACACAATAACAACATAAAACAAAAATGTCAATCTAACACGGCACGATAACAAATCACACAAGTACTATACTGTACTCAACACTCAAAACAATCGGTCACCTTATCATCAATTAAGCTACCAATCCACATTCTAACATGTTACATTCAACAAAATTTAAACATTTTAAATCAAATTAACACCTAATCCCAAACTTAACAAGTCAAAAACAAAACTACCTCATCAAAATCAACTCCACACTCAGCCGCAATACTCCGAATCAAATCCGACGCACTCGCATCAGCCGCAACAATCAAATCCTTACCAGAGTCAACAAAATCCAGAACAGCCGCCACATCCAACGATCCTCCAAACCCTAGAACAATCAAATCCATCAATTTACCAAATCAATTCACCAATTCACCAACAAattcacaaacaaacaaaataaatcaTTACAATAAACTCGCAAACTTACGTTCGGTCGTAGGAGAAAACAAAATCAAGCCGTCGTATAAATACTGGCCGTATCTCTGCAGCGCGATCTTCGGATCATCAGAGAGTTTGAAATCGAGCTCAAATCCGCGTGATTGTAGAGAGTTGAAGAAGATCGAGTGTGAAGATTTGAGAGCTAAGTCGTCGAGGAGGACTAAAATGCGCCGATCTGTAGGGTTTTCGGTGGAGAATGAGTGTGTGAGTGTTAGTAAGAGTGAGATCAAAGCTATGAAGACGGTGGCGATGGAGATTTTCGCCATTTTTAGGGTTCTTGAGGTTTGGATCGGAACTGAGCAGTGTTGGGACTTTGAAGATTGACTTGTTAAACAAATGTGGATTTTGGTAAATAGTCCCTATACTTAGACTAATTATTTTTTCTCTGCTAAAACTTTGACCTTTGTAAATTTTAGACCTTTGTaaattttagagttaattgcccggatagtccctgtggtgtCACATTTTTCCACCTTTAGTCCTCACCTTTTCAAAATAGCATgtttgctccctatggtttgctcacttgttactcggatagtccctacaATGGATGGAAGTTAATTTTTTCAGTTAAGTATGTGTGAAATGACTGAAATACCctcatttttaataaaataaataaaccaaAAAAATCTAACTGATCATTAAAAACAAGTGGGCGCCaccatttttaatttaattataaaCATTAATAATCTCATTCCATCTCTCTCCCGTGTCTCTCTCTTCTCCACCATCAGACCTTCATCACCACCAGACCACCACCCTGTTCCGATGAGCCTGTTCCAAGCGCCTCCACTTCGTCCGCCACTACCTCTCCCAATACATACCCATCATCCTCTCTGCCTCCCTTGCCATCACTCTCTGATGGTCGGCCACCACCTCTGGTCCTCCAGCTCCTCCACCATACCCCCACCGCAATTAAGGAGAAGATAACATTGTGAATCAGTGCTCCGGTTGCCGAAAACCGTTCGGTTTTACTGGATTTAGGATCTCTTTTTCAAACTGTTACCCCAACCGAAATCCTTCCCACCCTTAAATCCGATTTTGTACATCAAACCTATACATTCGAGGATGGGTTATTGGTTGATTAAGAATCTGAAAGCATGCTATAAATGTTACCTCTCAGTTATGAGTGAATGATTAGACATGGAAGAATCCGATGAAGCTTCGTGTTTCCGGTAAAGCTCCCCACGCGAAAACTAGACTATTTTGGTGAGAGCTAGGTGGTAAGCGTTCAGAAAGAGGAGCGAGAGGTCGTTCTTATAAAGTTGTCCACCAACACACAATGTTTTAGGATGAATCTCTCAAAAGGATCTGATTCTCGCTTATAGGAGATTTGGTCCGATTTAAGGTGATTCGGTTGAGATGTTCGGGTGAAATAAGTTCATTATGCAGTCCAGATTCAAGTTCAATAAAAGGGAAACACGATTTCGATTGAAAGGAAGATGACTTGGTGGGATCTTGGAGATCCGATGATGGTCGACAAAAGAAACAGAGTGCGATCTGCCTCTTTCTTTTTCTTAGAGATTCTAAATCTGGTAAAACAGACTAGTTTCAGGAAACCGGAGCACCGATTGACGACTTTCACCGTCATCTTCTCCTTAATTGCGGTGGAGGTGGAAGGTGGTGACAATGTGGTGATGAGAAGAAGTGGGTTTGGAGGTTTGGGTTTGAGTGGGGAAGAAGAGAGATTGGGTAGTGGTGGGGTGGGCCCCACACTATTTATTAATtacatttttgttttttaatagaTGTATAAAGGGGTTGTTTAGACATTTCACACAAACTTAACTGAGCAAAGTAACTGTCATCCAAtccggggactatccgagtaacaagtgagcaaactgtcacaccccggccgcgtataacatgcaaccgcgacggaaacgctggggagtgttgggacataattaattgtttcataaccatggaaattaaagttacattttatttatttaacaagcgtaatacattgtcttaaacaggaaaacaaagagttcgtgacataattaaactagtctatcttcatttttagtctctaaggtacaggtccgccctagtgtcatgatcatcatcctatggaacagctcctgaaaacacatgtgaaagtaggtacgtcagcataaaaatgcctgtgagatacataggttttgtgaaaatgggattcacgacttgagtttaaagaatgtttaataacagtcagtcatgaaccttgtaatttgtcttgctttgtaaaccatttgaaaaacgataatatcagatgatatgtatagataagtgtaaggttaaacgagtaaccaagtaaaatgagttgaataagataagttgtttgtaacaataatgtcttgtgaagagtatgttatttgtgtaaaatgtaatgtgtctaaactgaaatgacttagataacgctacgatatgtaatattatacaagcatttatatataggaagtaccagcggcgtatccaccatgtttgtatcatattacatacgccatgttactccaaccatttacccaaaccaaccaccatgtaaattgttcatgtataaatcaattgtcaagtgttattgtgtaaaccatatcgaaatgtctatgttcaatgtaaaccaccaagtatgtatatcaatgtcaaaatgttcatgtttaatgtagatcatgtaatgtgtacccaaaatgtatcttgtatggtaagtgagatgtatcaactaaaccatatgtaaaatgcacaaaacaaggtgttaaagtaaaacatggtttaaatcaacgttatgttttgtggaacaatgcatgctctactgatataaacatttatgcggtattgtgaaatatgcatacatccaagccttgagactgtggcgataaacccttaaacaaattaaaggtttatctaagttatgtatatcgaattcggtcattccttccaatccaaacaaacccaggatttcaggaacaggagttgtcaattcctatggtaccactacctactaacgaatggcgtgatcaatgttaatgaatgtattgttccatgttaaacaaaccaaatgttatatcaaaatgaaggcatgtgatgtaaacaattgtactaagtatgcacacaatgggcataaatagcatgaaatgtaatgtgaaacaatgtactaagtacgcacacaatgggcatacatagcatgaaatgtaatgtaaagcaatgtactaagtacgcacacaatgagcatacatagcatgaaatgtaatgaaatcatgtactataatgtactaacgaacatagcaggcatatgatgtgaaaacatggaaagcatgaaagtaacaagtaggcacatgtgtttcaccccaaaacagtttgtaaAACAGTAGAaaatggggttctatgtactcacctgagattgctttgaattccttgtgtaataatcacacaatgctagagatcacgggatatcaaacgacacctaataggtagctatgttaatataccggacctaaatcggaaggatcggatagtatgcgggttcatgaaccaaacgagtatggagactcgtgaaatgtggtttaacaaagcctacatactaaaatgaaacctaacctaagtgcttgcgacccattatgactcgtttaggtagcttatgctaccttaatgcgtcgttcgcgtagaacgcgtttggaacgcctaacatcatggccataaggtataacctcggaaggttatagctatggtcacctaatgtgtttggtcggatcctaatgatcgaccaaatgggtcgggttcgaaagtataagcgattgtttagatcgcttaccttacggccctatatatgcactaaactaaaagtgacgagctaagcatgttaggacatgcttaactaagtttagaaaataggtttggcatcaaaacaaacggctttgatgctcacgagtagtttggttacaaaatacgcaagaatgcgcattttggccgaaactacgactcgtcactgagcctagataacgtggtaatcagtaggtatagtcactacggattataaccatcgtgatcacgctcacgttatgaagttccatgaacttcgtgttgaccataggctggtcacacagaaagtcaaacaaaactttgactttcggactcgaaaagcgaataaaagaacgaaagaacacttacgaagggtccccgaatgctaatctagatcaaaatggctcaggtatgaaacaaaggttccaacttagagctttagatcagatttttgtgggttttaaccaaaaggggggggggtatttataggaaaagtaaagccgttaggatcgtttcttgaatatcgtgccacgatccaagccgaacacttgtcaagatgttgtggtggcttaatgtgaccctaactctacagattgtgaaagggcattgccctttgggatgtttgaaaggccaatcttatcaagaaaacaaagtttctgttactaaaggggccatgcggcctgcatcaggatcagacaaaactcaggcagGCCGCCTGGCtgtgtctgatctgcacaaagtttCAGAAATGGAAGTTTTGGTCCccgttgcatgtttaagccatttccgacacttctaaggtcTGTAAAGCCAACttcaaggccctaaaatgatgcctaaacattgtggacatgaaacattctaaaaaatgtgtcggatgttggttcgtttggccgtacgatcgcgatgttcggttaattacgacggaatgcgcataagcgcgaaaaatgatccaaatgacgcgacgaatggatttttctcatgccaaacactaaggcataatataaggatgcttacataaatttttggatgtccggatgtattcagaacgtaagttatgcgcgaaagtgcaaacttgtgcactttttgacacttttagcccctgaatgatccaaaagtttgttttagcataccaaacccctcaaagcctatttctaagctatgtaaaggatatttatggtatttttaacttatggacatgttccgaaatgttcg encodes the following:
- the LOC110912279 gene encoding dolichyl-diphosphooligosaccharide--protein glycosyltransferase 48 kDa subunit, yielding MRGLFTKIHICLTSQSSKSQHCSVPIQTSRTLKMAKISIATVFIALISLLLTLTHSFSTENPTDRRILVLLDDLALKSSHSIFFNSLQSRGFELDFKLSDDPKIALQRYGQYLYDGLILFSPTTERFGGSLDVAAVLDFVDSGKDLIVAADASASDLIRSIAAECGVDFDEDPSAVVIDHGSYAVSGTEGDHTLIAADDFIKSDVLLGSTKIEAPVLFKGIGHSLNPANSLVLKVLSASPSAYSANPKSKLSTPPSLSGSSISLVSVVQARNNARAVFSGSLDLFSNKFFKSPVQKAGSSNKYAKSGNEQFVTELSKWVFHERGHLKAVNVKHHRVGETDEPAIYRINDDLEYSVEIYEWSGSSWEPYVANDVQVQFYMMSPYVLKTMSTDKKGLYHASFKVPDVYGVFQFKVEYQRLGYTSLSLAKQIPVRPFRHNEYERFIPTAFPYYGASFSTMAAFFIFSFVYLYSK